A single Gadus macrocephalus chromosome 22, ASM3116895v1 DNA region contains:
- the nkiras1 gene encoding NF-kappa-B inhibitor-interacting Ras-like protein 1 has product MGKGCKVVVCGQASVGKTAILEQLLYGNHTVGSETSGTQEDVYVASVETDRGVKEQLRLYDTRGLQDELDLPKHYYLVADGFVLVYSVDSLESFKKVDILKKEIDKSRDKKEVAVIVLGNKTDLREQRQVDPEAAQQWARGEKVKLWEVSVAERGSLIEPFTTLTSRLTQPQSKSAFPLPGRKSKGTPSNDL; this is encoded by the exons ATGGGGAAGGGCTGTAAAGTTGTTGTCTGCGGCCAGGCTTCTGTTGGAAAGACTGCTATCCTGGAGCAGTTACTGTACGGAAACCACACTGTCG GGTCTGAAACCAGTGGAACCCAGGAGGATGTGTACGTGGCCTCGGTGGAGACGGACCGCGGGGTGAAGGAACAGCTAAGGCTGTACGACACCCGGGGCCTGCAGGACGAACTGGACCTCCCCAAGCACTACTACCTGGTGGCGGACGGCTTCGTGCTAGTCTACAGCGTGGACAGCCTGGAGTCCTTCAAGAAGGTCGACATACTGAAGAAGGAAATCGACAAGTCCAGAGATAAGAAAGAG GTGGCGGTCATCGTCCTGGGCAACAAGACGGACCTGCGGGAGCAGCGGCAGGTGGACCCCGAGGCGGCGCAGCAGTGGGCGCGCGGCGAGAAGGTGAAGCTGTGGGAGGTGAGCGTGGCGGAGCGCGGCTCCCTCATCGAGCCCTTCACCACGCTCACCAGCCGCCTCACGCAGCCGCAGAGCAAGTCCGCCTTCCCCCTGCCCGGCCGCAAGAGCAAGGGCACGCCGTCCAACGACCTCTGA
- the rpl15 gene encoding 60S ribosomal protein L15 codes for MGAYKYMQELWRKKQSDVLRFLLRVRCWQYRQLSNLHRAPRPTRPDKARRLGYKAKQGYVIYRIRLRRGGRKRPVPKGATYGKPVHHGVNQIKFARSLQSVAEERAGRHCGGLRVLNSYWVGEDSTYKFFEVILIDTFHKAIRRNPDTQWITKAVHKHREMRGLTSAGKKSRGLGKGHKFHLTIGGSRRACWKRRNTLQLHRYR; via the exons ATGGGAGCATATAAGTATATGCAGGAGTTGTGGCGCAAGAAGCAGTCTGATGTACTTCGCTTCCTCCTCCGTGTGAGATGCTGGCAGTATCGCCAGTTGTCCAACCTCCATCGTGCTCCTCGGCCCACCAGACCCGACAAGGCTCGTAGACTGGGCTACAAGGCCAAGCAGG ggTACGTCATCTACCGTATCCGCCTCCGCCGTGGTGGTCGCAAACGCCCCGTGCCCAAGGGTGCTACCTATGGCAAGCCTGTGCATCATGGTGTCAACCAGATCAAGTTCGCCCGTAGTCTGCAGTCTGTTGCTGAG GAGCGTGCTGGACGTCACTGTGGCGGCCTGAGGGTCCTGAACAGCTACTGGGTGGGCGAGGACTCCACCTACAAGTTCTTCGAGGTCATCCTCATCGACACCTTCCACAAGGCCATCCGCCGCAACCCAGACACCCAATGGATCACAAAGGCCGTGCACAAGCACAGGGAGATGCGTGGCCTGACCTCCGCGGGCAAGAAGAGCCGCGGCTTGGGCAAGGGCCACAAGTTCCACCTCACCATCGGTGGTTCCCGTCGCGCCTGCTGGAAGAGACGCAACACCCTGCAGCTGCATCGTTATCGTTAA